One window of Pyrus communis chromosome 12, drPyrComm1.1, whole genome shotgun sequence genomic DNA carries:
- the LOC137711635 gene encoding uncharacterized protein At4g15970-like has protein sequence MRNSVVLDLTGKMTNVRTTLVFMAAAAVAGCFIAYNFVYPPGFLYDGLAPRLPSCRNTTPPLQQGNQLEDNMDPLDKILKNACMKNKTVIITTLNDAWAEPNSIFDLFLESFNIGSNTKWLLKHLLVICVDQTAYARCLAIHPHCYLLYTQGANFTGEVFYLTPDYLQMMWRRTQILSSILDKGYNFIFTDTDIMWLRDPFPQFYPDADFQIATDKFMGDSSSFKNPPNCGFVNVKSNDRTIGFYKFWYLSKYTYPETNEQEVLNRIKFDPFIAKIGLKVRFLDTKYFGGFCEPSEDFNQVCTMHANCCIGLENKVNDLKALLQVWKKYMSSPHNTTGTSQAVWTVPQNCSTSFQRRWKHSNRTRE, from the exons ATGAGAAACTCGGTGGTTCTTGATCTTACTGGGAAGATGACTAATGTACGGACGACGCTGGTGTTTATGGCGGCAGCAGCTGTCGCCGGTTGCTTTATCGCCTACAATTTTGTGTATCCTCCTGGATTTCTTTATGATGGCTTGGCACCACGCCTCCCCTCCTGCAGAAACACAACCCCTCCACTTCAGCAG GGCAACCAGCTGGAGGATAATATGGATCCATTggataaaattctgaaaaatgCATGCATGAAAAACAAAACGGTTATAATAACCACGTTAAATGACGCATGGGCAGAACCCAATTCAATATTTGATCTCTTTCTTGAAAGCTTTAACATCGGAAGTAACACCAAATGGCTGCTCAAGCATTTGCTAGTAATTTGCGTGGACCAAACAGCATATGCTCGTTGTTTAGCGATACACCCTCATTGTTACCTACTTTACACTCAAGGTGCCAACTTTACCGGCGAGGTATTTTATCTAACTCCCGATTACTTACAAATGATGTGGAGAAGAACCCAGATTTTGTCTTCCATTCTCGACAAAGGCTACAACTTTATCTTTACG GATACCGATATAATGTGGCTTCGAGATCCATTCCCACAATTCTATCCAGATGCAGATTTTCAAATTGCAACTGATAAATTCATGGGTGATTCTTCTAGTTTTAAAAATCCTCCCAATTGTGGATTTGTCAATGTAAAATCCAATGATCGGACAATTgggttttacaaattttggTACCTCTCCAAATACACATATCCAGAAACGAATGAACAAGAAGTGCTTAATAGGATTAAATTTGATCCTTTCATTGCCAAGATTGGATTAAAAGTGAGATTCTTGGATACAAAATACTTTGGTGGATTCTGTGAGCCAAGTGAGGACTTTAACCAAGTTTGCACAATGCATGCTAATTGTTGTATTGGTCTTGAGAACAAAGTGAACGATCTTAAAGCTTTGCTTCAAGTTTGGAAAAAATACATGTCATCGCCTCATAACACTACTGGCACATCACAAGCTGTGTGGACCGTCCCACAAAATTGCAG CACTTCCTTCCAACGCCGTTGGAAGCATAGTAACAGGACAAGGGAGTGA